Proteins found in one Hirundo rustica isolate bHirRus1 chromosome Z, bHirRus1.pri.v3, whole genome shotgun sequence genomic segment:
- the GFM2 gene encoding ribosome-releasing factor 2, mitochondrial, whose translation MGAKMLRIMGKFSVNALKSSSFCNKYMYFRSTKMRVVSVTQRNCSVRNYSSPPGDVKSLHSVINPHISRIRNIGIMAHIDAGKTTTTERMLYYSGYIRTLGDVDDGDTVTDFMAQERERGITIQSAAVTFDWKDYRINLIDTPGHVDFTVEVERCLRVLDGAVAVFDASAGVEAQTLTVWRQADKYQIPRICFLNKMDKTRASFTYAVESIKQKLKTKPLLLQLPIGEAKTFRGLVDVVTKEKIMWKPASDLDDGKNFERKLLLETDDPNLFQEVQDARNALIEQVADLDDEFAELVLGENNENFDLIPADKLQSAIRRITLAQKAVPVLCGSALKNKGVQPLLDAITLYLPAPNERSHEFLQWYKDDLCALAFKVLHDKCRGPLVFVRVYSGSLKPQSAVYNINKSCTERMSRLLLPFADQQIEIPSLMPGNIALTVGLKQSATGDTIVSSKASAVAAARRAGRDAGEKKRSVGGVDSLLLAGVEIPEPVFFCTIEPPSMARQPDLDNALSCLQREDPSLKVKPDPDTGQTILCGMGELHIEIIHDRIKREYGIETYLGPLQIAYRETILNAAQATDVLDKTVGDKRHCVTAEVEVRPRSGEGATTKPIISYAENVSEVLPKELQGAIENGITNSCIQGPLLGFPVQDIDVTVQSLTVHPDTSHTMVSACVSRCMQKALKKAGVQILEPLMNLEITVSEDHLSAALADLAQRRGNIQEIQSRQDNRVVVAAVPLAEMMGYSTVLRSLTSGSATFTLELASYQALSSQEQSALLQRRMGLV comes from the exons ATGGGAGCCAAAATGTTGAGAATTATGGGGAAATTTTCAGTGAATGCGTTGAAGTCATCAAGTTTTTGCAATAAG tacatGTATTTCAGAAGTACAAAAATGAGAGTTGTGAGTGTGACACAGCGAAACTGCAGTGTGAGAAACTACAGTTCTCCACCAG gAGATGTTAAGTCTCTGCATTCTGTCATTAATCCTCATATATCCAG AATCCGAAACATTGGCATTATGGCCCACATTGATGCAGGCAAAACTACGACAACAGAGAGGATGCTGTATTATTCTGGATATATAAGAACACTTGGAG ATGTTGATGATGGAGACACGGTGACAGATTTTATGGCACAAGAGCGGGAACGTGGCATTACCATCCAGTCTGCTGCTGTTACCTTTGACTGGAAGGACTACAGAATCAATCTGATTGACACCCCAG GCCATGTGGACTTCACAGTGGAGGTTGAGCGTTGTTTGAGAGTCCTGGATGGAGCAGTAGCAGTATTCGATGCTTCAGCTGGTGTTGAG GCACAAACTCTGACAGTCTGGAGACAAGCAGACAAATACCAGATACCACgaatttgctttttaaacaagATGGACAAAACCAGGGCAAG TTTTACATACGCTGTTGAGAGCATCAAACAGAAGTTGAAGACAAAACCTTTACTATTACAG TTGCCCATTGGAGAAGCCAAGACCTTCAGAGGACTGGTTGATGTTGTGACTAAGGAGAAAATAATGTGGAAACCTGCTTCTGATTTGGATGATGGAAAAAATTTTGAGCGAAAGCTGCTGTTGGAGACTGATGACCCAAACCTGTTCCAAGAAGTCCAGGATGCAAGAAATGCCTTAATAGAACAA GTTGCAGATCTGGATGATGAATTTGCTGAACTGGTTCtaggagaaaataatgaaaattttgacTTAATACCAGCTGACAAG TTGCAGTCCGCTATCCGCAGAATCACGCTAGCTCAGAAGGCCGTCCCTGTCCTCTGTGGCAGTGCACTGAAGAACAAAGGGGTGCAGCCATTACTGGATGCTATTACTCTGTACTTGCCTGCACCTAATGAGCGCTCACACGAGTTTCT acagTGGTACAAGGATGACCTGTGTGCCCTGGCCTTCAAAGTTCTTCATGATAAATGTCGTGGACCACTAGTTTTTGTTCGAGTTTACTCAGGTTCATTGAAACCTCAGTCAGCTGTATATAATATTAACAAAAGTTGCAC agaaagaatgagccggctgctcctgccttttgCTGATCAGCAAATTGAAATACCATCACTAATGCCTGGCAACATTGCCCTGACTGTTGGGTTAAAACAG AGTGCCACTGGAGATACCATAGTGTCATCAAAGGCTTCGGCCGTCGCTGCAGCACGCCGAGCTGGAAGGGATGCTGGGGAAAAGAAGAGGTCTGTGGGTGGTGTAGACAgtctgctgctggcaggtgtTGAGATCCCTGAGCCTGTCTTCTTCTGTACCATTGAACCGCCCTCCATGGCCAGACAACCAG ACTTGGATAATGCATTGAGCTGCCTTCAGCGTGAGGATCCAAGTTTAAAAGTGAAGCCAGATCCTGACACAGGACAA ACTATCCTCTGTGGCATGGGAGAACTACACATAGAAATCATTCATGACAGAATCAAACGTGAATATGGAATTGAGACTTATTTGGGACCTCTTCAAATAGCATACCGAGAAACCATCTTAAATGCTGCCCAAGCTACAG ATGTATTGGACAAAACAGTAGGTGATAAACGACACTGTGTAACTGCAGAGGTAGAGGTGAGGCCCAGGTCAGGAGAAGGAGCAACAACAAAGCCCATCATCAGCTATGCTGAGAATGTCAGTGAAGTACTGCCCAAAGAACTCCAAGGAGCTATAGAAAACGGAATCACAAATTCATGCATTCAAG GACCTCTGCTTGGATTCCCAGTTCAAGATATAGATGTGACAGTGCAATCACTGACAGTGCACCCAGACACCTCGCACACAATGGTATCAGCCTGTGTCTCCCGCTGCATGCAAAAG GCTTTGAAAAAAGCTGGTGTACAAATACTGGAGCCACTGATGAACCTAGAAATCACAGTGAGTGAAGATCACCTCAGTGCAGCACTTGCTGATCTCGCACAGCGGAGAGGTAATATTCAGGAAATTCAGTCTCGTCAGGATAACAGAGTTGTGGTCGCTGCTGTTCCACTGGCAGAAATGATG GGGTACTCAACAGTTTTGCGTTCTCTAACGTCAGGCTCAGCAACCTTCACATTGGAGCTTGCCAGTTATCAAGCCCTGAGCAGTCAGGAGCAAAGTGCACTTCTTCAGAGGAGGATGGGGTTGGTGTGA
- the NSA2 gene encoding ribosome biogenesis protein NSA2 homolog — MPQNEHIELHRKRYGYRLDYHEKRRKKEGREAHERSRKAKKMIGLKAKLYHKQRHAEKIQMKKTIKMHEKRNTKQKSDDKTPKGAVPAYLLDREGQSRAKVLSNMIKQKRKEKAGKWEVPVPKVRAQGETEVLKVIRTGKRKKKAWKRMVTKVCFVGDGFTRKPPKYERFIRPMGLRFKKAHVTHPELKATFCLPILGVKKNPSSPLYTQLGVITKGTVIEVNVSELGLVTQGGKVIWGKYAQVTNNPENDGCINAILLV; from the exons ATG CCGCAGAACGAGCACATCGAGCTCCACCGCAAGCGCTATGGCTACCGGCTGGACTACCACGAGAAGCGGAGGAAGAAGGAGGGCCGGGAGGCGCACGAGAGGTCCCGCAAAGCCAAGAAGATGATCGGGCTGAAGGCGAAGCTGTACCATAAGCAGCGGCACGCCGagaaaatacagatgaaaaagaC caTTAAAATGCAtgagaagagaaacacaaagcagaagAGTGATGACAAAACACCCAAAGGAGCTGTACCAGCATACCTGCTGGACAGAGAGGGCCAGTCCCGGGCCAAGGTCCTCTCTAACATgatcaaacaaaaaagaaaagaaaaagct GGGAAGTGGGAGGTTCCTGTGCCAAAGGTTCGTGCACAGGGAGAAACAGAAGTTTTGAAGGTGATTCgtacaggaaagagaaagaagaaggcATGGAAGAGGATGGTCACaaaagtttgttttgttggagATGGCTTTACTAGGAAACCCCCTAAGTATGAGCGATTCATTCGACCAATG GGCTTACGTTTCAAGAAGGCACATGTGACACACCCTGAACTTAAAGCTACTTTTTGCCTGCCTATCCTTGGTGTGAAAAAGAATCCATCATCTCCTTTGTATACACAACTGGGAGTAATTACTAAGGGTACTGTCATTGAGGTGAACGTGAGCGAGCTTGGCCTCGTGACACAAGGGGGCAAAGTTATCTGGG